The DNA sequence TGCTCCCCAGGGAGCGCCTACAGGATCAGGAGTTCGTTCGACATGCTGCACTCGCCTCGTCTCACCCAGCTGGCCCTGTCCATCGCCTTGGCGGTGGGCGCGCCCCTGGCTACTGCCGCAGAGCCGGCCAAGCCGGCAGCGGTACCGGCCACCGCGGTGACCGCCAAGGCCCCCCTGCCGCTCGAGGAGCTGCGTACCTTCGCCGAGGTCATGGACCGCATCAAGGCGGCCTACGTGGAGCCGGTGGACGACAAGACCCTGCTGGAAAACGCGATCAAGGGCATGCTCAGCAACCTCGACCCGCACTCGGCCTACCTCGGCCCCGAGGACTTCCAGGAGCTGCAGGAAAGCACCAGCGGCGAGTTCGGCGGGCTGGGCATCGAAGTGGGCCAGGAAGACGGCTTCATCAAGGTGGTCTCGCCCATCGATGACACCCCGGCCTCGCGTGCCGGCGTGCAGGCAGGTGACCTGATCGTCAAGATCAATGGCGCCCCGACCCGGGGCCAGACCATGACCGAGGCGGTCGACAAGATGCGCGGCAATGTCGGTGAAAAGATCACCCTGACCCTGGTGCGGGATGGCGGCACCCCCTTCGACGTAACCCTTGCCCGCGCTGTCATCCAGGTCAAGAGCGTGAAGAGCCAGCTGCTGGAGAACGACTACGGCTACATTCGCATCACCCAGTTCCAGGTCAAGACCGGCGACGAAGTGGGCAAGGCCCTGGCCAAGCTGCGCAAGGACAACGGCAAGAAGCTGCGCGGTGTGGTGCTGGACCTGCGCAACAACCCCGGTGGCGTGCTGCAGTCGGCGGTGGAAGTGGCCGACCACTTCCTGACCAAGGGCCTGATCGTCTACACCAAGGGCCGCATCGCCAACTCCGAGCTGCGCTTCTCGGCCGACCCGGCCGACGCCAGCGAAGGCGTACCATTGGTAGTGCTGATCAACGGCGGCAGCGCCTCGGCCTCGGAAATCGTCGCCGGCGCCCTGCAAGACCAGAAACGCGCGGTGCTGATGGGTACCGACAGCTTCGGCAAAGGCTCGGTGCAGACCGTGCTGCCGCTGGCCAACGACCGTGCCCTGAAGCTGACCACTGCGCTGTACTTCACCCCCAATGGCCGCTCGATCCAGGCCCAGGGCATCGTCCCCGACATCGAAGTACGCCCGGCCAAGCTCACCGCCGAAGCCGACACCGACAACTTCAAGGAAGCCGACCTGCAGGGCCACCTGGGCAACGGCAATGGCGGCGCCGACCGCCCGACCGGCAGCGGCAAGCGCAAGGAGCGCCCACAGGATGACGACTTCCAGCTGAGCCAGGCCTTGAGCCTGCTCAAGGGCCTGAATATCACCAAGGGCGAATGATCCACCCCATGCGTTATCTGCTGTGTCTGTTGTTCTGCCTGTTGGCCGGGGTCGCGCACGCGGCACCGACCGGCAAGGCCTACATGAGCATCATCATCGACGACCTGGGCCAGAACCCCGAACGCGACAGCCGCACCCTGGCCTTGCCGGGGCCGGTGACCATGGCGATCATGCCCGACACCCCACACGCCACAGACTTCGCCCGCCAGGCACACAAGGCCGGCAAGACGGTCATCCTGCACATGCCCATGGACCCGGCCAACGGGCCCTATGCCTGGCACCCCGGCGCCCCCATCGAAGAGCTGGCGCGGCGCCTGGACAGCGCGTTGCTCAAGGTGCCCTACGCCGCCGGCATCAACAACCACATGGGCAGCCGCATGACGGCCCAGCGCGAAGCCATGGCCTGGCTGATGGGCGAGCTGCAGCGGCGCCACCTGTTCTTCGTCGACAGCCGCACCAGTGCCGCTACGGTGGCCGCTGCCGAAGCACAGGCGCAGGGGCTGGCGCATGTCTCGCGGGATGTGTTTCTCGACGACGTGCGCACCACCGAGGCCATTGCCGGGCAGTTTCAACAAGGTATAGCCCTGGCACACAAACAAGGCTCGGCAGTGTTGATTGGCCACCCTTACCCGCAAACGCTCGAAGTGCTGGCACGCGAACTGCCCCGCCTGAAAAGCCAGGGAGTCATTCTGCTCAGCCTGCCGCAGATGATTGCCGAGCGCAGCAATCAAGCCATGCCAGCGCATGGCAGGCATGGCCGCTACAGCAACCGCTGAGCGGGTTCTTCACCTATGTACCGCCACCTTCCCCGATAGCGCCTGCACGCTTCGACCTCCATCCCAAGGAGGTACGACATGCAACTCCCCTCAATCCTGGCGACACTGGCCTTGGCGCTATTCGGCAATCTGGCTGGCGCCGATGACACCGCCAGCACGCTCGCCGAACCGGCAACCTTGTACAACAGTAATGGGCAAAGCGCCCAATGGACCGGTGTTGGTCGGCTGGTTTCCCAGAACAAGCATTGCATCGGCACATTGCTGGACAGCAGCGATGCCGCTACCGACCCGGCTGCACCGGCCTATGTATTGACCGCTGGCCACTGCGTTGGCGGCATCAATGGCAAGGTCCTCGTGGACCGGCCGATTAACGGCAGTATCAGCTTCAATTATTTTGTCGATACGCAAGACCAGCGTCACACCGTGCCCCTGAAGCGCACGATATGGAACAGCTTGCAAGGTGCCGACCTGGCGCTTCTGGAGCTCGATGCCAAGCTCGAGGAGCTGCGGACGCTGGGAATTACACCACTCAAACCAGGCCCATCCCCGGCTCCGGGGAGCGCAGTCCTGGTAGTCGGCGAGCCAAGTTCGATCGGCAAAGGCCTGCGCCTGTCCACCTGTACAGAGCGTTTCCAGGGCACATCCAGCGTCGGTAGCGGTGTGGCGCAATGCCAGGCGTAATGATTGCCAGGGCCTGGCTGAAGGAGCATCCGGGAGCCCGGTCGTGGACCGCAGGAGCAATCGCCTGGTCGGTATCGCCAACAGCCTGCATGACAATGAGGTCGGTGCTATTCCGGTCCAACGCCTACATGGCTGTTTCAGTGCAGGTCGTGTGGACCTTGAGCTAGAGGGTTGCCAATTACTGCCGGGCTTTCAGCTCGAGCCGCAGGGCAACAGCTTCAGGAAGCTGACCAAAGCCCGAAGCCAGGCTGATGGTTCCCTTGAGCCTGCACGCTGGGGCTTCCAGTTCCTGATCGATACACCACGCTACCGCTACAAAACCAGCACCGACGCACTTGCCTGCGAAGATCCGGTTGGCTACAGCGGCACCCTTACTTCAAGCGAAGCCATGATCAACGACCCGATCGGCCCCGAGCCCGGTGTTCACTACCTGTGCCTGATCGGCGTACAGGCGCCAGAGCAATTACCTTCTCGTGCGCTCATGGCCAATAGCCTGAGCATCAAAGTGGAACTGCTACCACCTGGCAAACCCCTGGCTCAGGTGATGATCGGACACTTGCCTGACGGTGGCGCCCGGATCAGTTGGTTGCGTGATCCTGATGTCGTGTTCTACCGGGTAAAGCGTGGCACACCAGAAACGACAGACTGCCACGATCCGTCAGGCTATCGCCTATTGCGCGCACTAAGCCGTGATATCCCGGGTTCGGCCTTGCCCTTGAAGCTATGCAGCGTCGCCATCGATGTGATTGGGCAGAGTTCTGAATTCCGTACTGACCTGATTCAGGCTGCGGCACCGTAGCAGGCCGACGCGCCTGCCGTACCCAGGCATGATTGTCAGGTACGGCAGGCGGGCTCCCGTCTTGTTACTGGGCCGGTCAGAACGGAATGATGCCCCGGGCTTGCTCCAGCGTCAGCTTGCCACGGTGGAGCCGTTGCCCTGCGCTTGCAGCGAGGCGGCTGCTCATGCGACGTTGGCTCCAGGTCTTGAGGTGGCCGGTAACGAAATCCTCGGCGAAGTCGTCAGGCGAGCGGAAATGGAAATGCGCAGCCCACAGATTTCGCTTGCTTGGCAGGCGCAGCACCCGATACTCGTCAAACGCACTACCATCCTGCATGGTTCGCCGCTCGTTGTATTCGACCGCGATCAGCTTCTTTTCGTGCAGGAAACGCAAGGCTTCAGCGGAGGGATAATTGGTGTCGGTATAAAGGGTGGTCAGCTGGAGCTCTTTCTCCGCAGCCAAAGCATCCGACTCTCGCTCCAGGGTCCTGAGCAGCGTGTCGTTGCCGCCCGCATCACGCAGGGTGCTCGCCGCCTGATCCAGTTTGCCCAGCTGCTGGTCGAACAACCCAGCGAGCAAGGTACCCTTGATATCGTTGTCGACATACGACTTGGCCTTTACCCGCAACGCATTGTTCTCGTCCAGCAGTGACTGCACCCACATGGCCAGATCACTTGGGGGCGCTTCGTCAGCCGCCGAAGGCTGCTCAGCCTCACGCTCGCGCCACTCGCCATCTACCAGTTCGAACGTGGCCAGCACGGTATCACTGACCGCCTCACGCACCTCGAGCAGGCGCTGCCCTTGCAGCTCGATCTCGGTTCCGATCATTAGCTGGCCCTGGGCATTACGCGCTATCCGCTGCGTCGCGCTGGACGCCTTGTAGGGCGAACGCCTGGCTGGCACCTCGGGGTCATCCTGCTCTCGAGCCGCCTCGACCAGACGCCTGCCCGCATCCAGTTTGAGCTTGCCGAGATGTTCGCGGTACCGATCGATCATCGTCGGCTCGATCAACACTCCGCCTTCCTTGCGAATGCGATCGCTGTTGAGCAGCGCAGCACTGTACTCATCCCAGGCTTCCTGCAGGATGACAATCCTGTCCTGCGCCGACAAGTTGGCAAAGTCCAGCTCACCATGAGCTTCAGCGGCATTGCGCAGACTCAGGCTAGCCAGCTCGTCCCGGTAGCCGGCGAGCACGTTTTGCCCAGCCGCCCTGTCAAGATGCAATGCCAGGTCAGCCAGGTTCATTATCTGGTGGAAACGCAGCTGAACCGTGGAGAAGTTGCGTCGGGCAATCAGTTGCGCAACGGTACGCACAGGCTCACCCGCGATACCGCTAATCGTGAAATCGTCTGCAGCATCAACCAACAACTGATCGAGACCCTCGAAGCCTACGAGTATGCGCTCCTGCAGGTCGACAACCTTTTCCAGCCTGAGGCGGAACGTCTGATACAGCTCAGCGACCTCGCCGATTGGCCGCCCATTCAAGGCCTTTTGCATTTCGACCAGTTTGGGGTACTCCACCAGATCCCAAAGCTCATCGATAATGAATTCGTTATTGCGGATAAGGCTCTCCCGGGTAGATTTCTCGTATTGCGGAAGCACATCATCCCAGGCGTGCCTCTGCCGCTCGCTGGCATATTTGGGTTCTTTGATGGTCTTCAGCAGCGGGAGTATTTCCTTTTCAACGTGGACGGTGGCCTCCAACTGCTGTATCAACTGGTCCCTTTGCCGGGCGAAGGTCACCTCCAGATCAGTTATGCGTTCATCGAAGCGCTGCAGCAACGCTTGCAAACTGGCAGCTTCGTCCCCCTCCGGCAACGAAGATAGAGTTGCGGCTGTCTCGGCTCTGCGCACCTTCAAGGCTTCGAGCCTGTTCTTCGACTCCAGCGAGTTCGCGACCATACTGCCGTATTGCTCTCTCTTCTGGTTAGCCTGTTCACCTAGCTGGTTGATTGTTTTATGCAACTCAAGGAACTGCTTTGCCAGCCGATCGCGGACGGAGTTTCGTGGCATGCCAGCGGCCAGACGAAGTGTCGCGTCTACCCGCCAGACGTCATCGATAAAGCTCAGCCAGGGCCCTGGGGCTCCTTTGGAGTCGACCACCCGTACACCATCAGGAAATTGCTCTACACGGTAGACGTCACCGGCCAACGCTACGTAATAGTTGTCATCGATGCGGTACGAGCCCACCATGTCGCCGTCAATCAAGGGTTTCACGCCATTGAGCGAGACATTGGAACGCATAGCCAGCAGTGCTTGCCGCTGTGCTTGCGGCAACCAGTTGAAGCCACTCTGGCCGCGCCAGGTAAAATCAAGCCTGCTGCCGGGCAGCGCTTCGCCCACAACCACCGCCTTCTCCACTGGCGCGACGGAAACCTCGGCAAAAGCCCCGCGCTGCGGTTCAGGCCCTTCGATGACTGCCGCGCCGGGCATTTCATGGCTGGAAACTGCCGGTAACGGTTGCCTGGCATGCAACAACACCATGCACAAATTCAGCATCAGGTCGGCAACGGCAGCCGCACGGTCAAACGCATCGCCGCGCTCAAGCGCATCAAGGTCGTGTGGCAAGGAAACCAGCAGTTGCACCAGCCAGGCCACGGATGCCACCGGCCCACGCAGCACCAAGGTCACGACATCGAACAATAGCCATGCGCCCTCGCACAGGGTCTGCCAGCGGCTCTCGGCATTGGATACGGACTGCTCTTCGGCGATACTTACCAGCAGATCGCGGTTCGCCACATACAGCTTCTCGTCGATGTTGTTACGCCAATAGGTGATGGCCAGCTGGGCTGGTGCCGGGCGTGTGAGATTGACGTAGGGGTCGATGCCGATGACATTGATATGGGGTTCGCTGAAACCACCATGGTCATATACCGCTCTGACACTCGGGTCCATCCAGTCGAGAATGCTGTCCTGCAGGATCGCCGAGTCGTGCACATGTTCGAGCAAGGCCGACAGGCTGCCATATTCACGAAGTGTGTCCTGAGTGAACAAAGGGCGGTAAAGCAGTACCAGCGAGGGCTCTACGCAGTAGAGGATGTACATGCAGCGGACTTCATCCGTTTTCGAAGATGTTGCGCTGCGCTTGAACGCCAACGGAATCAACGTCATCCGCGGCGTGGTCGGGTCGACGTGACCGGCACAGAAGTCGACCACGCATTGCAGCCCAGGCTCTGTGACCTTTCCGTCAAGCTTGGCAGTGATCGCACTGGCGAGCAGAGCGGCACGCCACTCCCCACCCAACCGCCTGACCCGGTCCGCGCGAGTGACCGGATCGTCCAGCTGCGCAGCGACATAGGCTGGATAATGGCTTCCGATATCCACCCTGGTGATCAATGCCTTGGCCGACTCGGCATTCAGCCATGCCGGCACGTCCCCGCCGCTGCGCAGGTAAACCCGCTTGATGCTCGCCCCCTTGAGGGAGGCGAGGTTACCGATGGCGAACTCGGTGAGCGTCTTGCTGCCAGCGAAAGCTAGCGGCTCGCCACCGCCAGCACCTGTTGCCGCCCCTCCCGGCACCCCGCGGGCGAGGTAAAGGTCGAACATCAGCTCGTCCGGTGAGCTGTCAGCCGCGTGGTCCTCGCGGATTTGTGCAATCAGCCGCTGGCGAGTGTAATCGGTCAACGACTGAATGCCATCCAATGCCGCGATGCCGCCTGATTCCAGTTGATAAAGTGCAAGCTGCAGCAACGCGGCACTACACGCAAAGCTGTCCTGTGCGTGGCTGGCCCGCAAACCCGGAGGCGGTGGTACTGCCGGAGTTTCGTCCTGGTAGGCCTCGAACCAGGGCGAAGGATCGCTCAGCTGGGCGAAACGCTGCTCAAGGACCGAAACATCGTTGATGCCGCGATAGCGGGCTTGCTCGACTCTCTGAAGCAGCGTCTCGAGCAAGAGCGAGACCTGCTGGGCGAAAACATTGCCTTGGGCTGGATGACGTTTCCAACTCATTTGTTCGAAGACATAGGCTTGCGCCAGTTCGTCACGCAACGCAAGGCCAAACGCAGTCAACGAATCGAAGCTGCGCACCGCGCCCGAAGGCGCGCACCACAGGACAACCTCGCGCTCGTCCCACTCGCCACAAATCAGCATCTGGCATTGCATCTGAGCATACTGCAGTGAGGCACTGGTCAGATGCGTCTGGACGAAGTACACCGGGGGCTGGTCGTCACCGCCGTGAAGCAGGCCACGGATACACGCCTGCTCCTGGGGAGCCAGGCCTTGCCAGGGCAGGCCGCGCAACAGAGCGGTCTTGAGCAGCAACTGCAACCAGCTGTCGCGACTGACACCTGCATTGCCCTTGGCTCGCCAATATTCGAGCTGAGCCTCACAGAAGTGCTGCGGAAGCTGCTCCACCAGTTGATCGAGTGCAGGTGACAAGCCTGACAACTGGCGAGTATCGAACTCACTCGTCGAACCGGCAAAACGATAGGTGCTGGTCAGACCGAGGTTGTAATGACGACCATCACCCAGGGGCTCGAGGCTCAGCGGCTGCGAATCGAGCAAAGCCTGCAGTACCCGGTCCACCAGGGGTTGGGTAGTCCAATAGGTCGTGTCGGGGTCCGGGCTGTCCAGCATCAGCGGGTCAGCCGTTGTCAGGGCGGGGGTGACATGGGCCAACCATGGCAGCTCTTCCAACAACAAGCGCAGTAACTGCTCACTGGCAACCTGGCGCAGCGTCGGTCGATCATCAAACTGTCTGGCAACGGCCTGCCTGAAATCGAAGACAGGAACCTGGGAACTGGTCATGCTGGGTACCTCCGCTTTGGAAAGCGGTAGGCTGCGGCAGTCAGATCCGACATCTGCACTACATATTGCTCAAAAAAAAGGCCTTGCTCTGTCGGGCAAGGCCTTTTCTGCAATGGCCAGCGTCAGCTGTAGACACGCCCCAGCAACTGCCGGTGGCTTTCGAACTGGTCCAGCACGTCACGCACGATCTGTTCCGGCGCAAAGCCCATCAGGTCGTACTCCTGGCTGCCATCGTGCAGGTACACCTCGGCTCGATAGAAGCGCTGACGGACTTCCGGCTCGCCTTCCACCGGCGCTTCGCTCGGCGCCGCCAGGTAGCCGTCCAGGCTCACTTCGTAGACGAACGGGTTGCCCTCTTCCATCATCACCCGCAGGCCCATCATGTTGCGCGACTGGCCAACACGGGTTTCCACCTCGAAGCCCAGGGTCTGCAACTGCGCGGCGGCTTCTTTCAGCGCCGGGCTGACATGCCGGTCCATGAACCGCTGCACCACGGCCTGGGTCGGCTGCAGTTCCAGCTGGGTCAGGCGCTCGCTGAAGCCGCGGCGGCCACGGGCAGCCAGCTCGGCACGCTCCTGCTCGACCACCACGTCCTGCTTCATGGCCTTGTACAGGCCGAACATGAACAGCACCAGCACCACCGAGAACGGCAGGCCCGCCAGTACCACCATGGTCTGCATGGCCTCGAAATTGCCGGCGAACAGCAGGCCGATGGTGACCAGGGTGATGACCACCGACCAGAACACCACCATCCAGTGCGGGGCGTCTTCGTCCACCTTGCCGCCCTTGCAGGACAGGTTGGCCATCATCACCGCGCCGGAGTCGGCCGGGGTGAGGAACAGGACGAAGCCGACGAACACCGCTACACCGATCACGATCTTGGCAGCCGGGAAGTATTCCAGCAGTTGGTAGATCGACATCGACGGCTGTTCCAGCGCTGTCTTGCCCAGTTCCACCGCGCCCTGGTTGATTACCAGGTCCAGCGCCGTGTTGCCGAAGATCGACAGCCAGGCCAGGGTGAAGCCCAGCGGGATCAGCAGTACGCCCATCACCAGCTGGCGCACGGTGCGGCCCTTGGAAATACGGGCGATGAACATCCCTACGAACGGGCCCCAGGAGATCCACCAGGCCCAGTAGAACACGGTCCACAGGCCCAGCCAGCGCTCGGACTTGTCGCCCGAGCCTTCGTACACATAGAGGTCGAAGGTCTTCAGCACGATACCGTTGAGGTAGTCGCCAATGTTCTGCACGAAGCCGTTGAGCAGGTACAGGGTTTCACCACCCAGCAGCACGAAGATCAACAGGCCGCTGAACAGCATGATGTTCAGGTTGGACAGGCGGCGAATGCCGTTTTCCACACCCGAGACCGCAGCCACGGTGGCGACGCCAGCCATCACCAGGATCACCACCAGCAGGTTGGTCTTGCTGTGGTCCATGCCGAACAGGTATTCCAGGCCCGAGGCCACCTGCATCGCGCCGATGCCGAGGTTGGTCACCAGGCCCAGCAGGGTCACGAACATGCCGAAGATGTCCACGGCGTTGCCGGCGGCACCCTTGACCCAACGCTCGCCCACCAGCGGGTACAGCGCCGAACGCAGGGCCAGCGGCTGGTTGTGACGGTAGGCGAAGTAACCCACGGCCAGGCCGACCAGGGCGTAGATTGCCCAGCCATGCAGCCCCCAGTGCAGGAAGGTCAGCTGCAAGCCCTGGCGCGCGGCCTCGAGGCTGGCCGAGGTACCTTCCGGCGGGTTGAAGTAGTGGTCCAACGGCTCGGAGGCGCCAAAGTACAGCAGTGAAATGCCGATACCGGAGGAGAACAGCATGCCGGCCCAGGCGCCGTAGCTGAAGTCGGGCTCGTCGTCCTTGCCGCCAAGCTTGAGCTTGCCGTAGTCGGAGAAGGCCAGGTAGACGACGAACAGCAGGTAGCCACAGATCACCAGCATGTAGTACCAGCCAAAGGTGCGCGTCAGCCACTTCTGGGCCACGCCAAGCACCTGGCCGGCGGTTTCGGGTACAGCGATAAGCAAGGCAGTCAGAACAAGGATCATCAGCGCGGAGGTGAAGAACACCACGCGGTTGACCCGGACCCTCTCGGCGGGGGGTTTGGTAAGTGAGGCAGAACTCATTGCACGAATGCTCCGGGCAGTGCGGCTATGGAGGCTAATCAGTGTTCCCGAGCAATTGGTGGAATATCCCCACTGCGTCAGGTGTTATAAAAGGCACCCTGGAAACCGTGATCCCGAATCGATACGTTGCAAAAAATCAGACAGATGGCCTGTCGCCACTGCCACACCTCGGTCGAGGTGTGCGCATTAGCCACAGCCCACCCCGCCCGCTCCAAGGGCCTGCCGCAGGCTCGACGAGCGCACGGCAGAATCTGCATTCGCATCGCTCATGCCCGTCAACGCCTTGTATTCCGGGGGTTACGCGATTTCCTGGGGTGTCAATCCGTGCTTCTTAGACCGCCTGAAAAACTGTCAATGGCACAAATTGTCGCAGAGCTTATTCTTTATTGATTGAACGTTCAATCAAAACAAAATAGACTGGCCTTCGCCGAGTCAGCGCCTGTCGCCTGCTCGCAGGCCTGAGGAGATAGCAAGATGCCCAAGGTCGGTATGCAACCCATCCGCCGCCAGCAGTTGATCGAAGCCACGTTGCAGGCGGTCGATCAGGTCGGACTGGGAGATGCCAGCATTGCGCTGATTGCCCGTTTGGCCGGTGTGTCGAACGGCATCATCAGTCACTACTTTCGGGACAAGAACGGCCTGATCGCAGCGACGATGGGATACATCATGAACATGCTCAACGAAGGTGTTCGAGCACGTCGCCAGGCCCTGACGGACGACAGCCCGCGCGCCCACCTGAAAGTGATCATCGAGGGCAACTTCGATGCCAGCCAGGTGAACGGCCCGGCAATGAAAACCTGGTTGGCTTTCTGGGCTTCCAGCATGCACCAGCCCGATTTGCACAGGTTGCAGCGGATCAACGACCACCGCTTGTATTCCAACCTGTGCTGCCAGTTCCGCCGCGCCCTGCCGCTCTACCATGCGCGCAAGGCAGCCCGCGGCCTGGCGGCGTTGATCGACGGCTTGTGGCTGCGTGGTGCCCTGTCGGGTGATGCATTCGACACCGACCAGGCGATACGGATTGCTTACGAATACATGGAACTACAACTGGCTAAACAGCACACCCTGGACACCAACAACCAGGCTGCTGATCAAGCACGCACGGCACTTGTCGACCCGGCAGGAGCGTGACGCGCAGCCAACCACACACTGCACTTGCGAGGACACTATGGCCCGTTTCGGAACGCAAAAACTCTACATTGATGGCGCTTACGTCGACGCTGGCAGCGATGCCACTTTCGAAGCCATCAACCCGGCCACCGGCGAAGTCCTCGCCCACGTGCAACGTGCCACCCAGGCCGACGTCGAGAAGGCCGTCGAAAGCGCCGAGCGCGGCCAGAAAGTCTGGGCCGCGATGACCGCCATGCAGCGTTCGCGCATCCTGCGCCGCGCCGTCGACATCCTGCGCGAGCGCAACGACGAACTGGCCATGCTGGAAACCCTGGACACCGGCAAGTCGTACTCGGAAACCCGCTACGTCGACATCGTCACCGGCGCCGACGTGCTGGAATACTACGCCGGCCTGGTACCGGCCATCGAAGGCGAGCAGATCCCGCTGCGTGAGTCGTCCTTCGTCTACACCCGCCGCGAACCGCTGGGCGTGACCGTCGGTATCGGCGCCTGGAACTACCCGATCCAGATCGCCCTGTGGAAATCCGCCCCGGCCCTGGCCGCTGGCAACGCGATGATCTTCAAGCCGTCGGAAGTGACCTCGCTGACCACCCTCAAACTGGCCGAGATCTACACCGAAGCCGGCCTGCCGAACGGCGTGTTCAACGTGCTCACCGGCAGCGGCCGCGAAGTCGGCACCTGGCTGACCGAGCACCCGCGCATCGAGAAAGTCTCCTTCACCGGCGGTACCACCACCGGCAAGAAGGTCATGGCCAGCGCCTCGAGCTCGTCGCTCAAGGAAGTCACCATGGAACTGGGCGGCAAGTCGCCGCTGATCATCTGCGCCGACGCCGACCTGGACAAGGCCGCCGACATCGCCATGATGGCCAACTTCTACAGCTCGGGTCAGGTCTGCACCAACGGCACCCGCGTGTTCATCCCGGCGGCAATGAAGGCGGCTTTCGAAGCCAAGATCGTCGAGCGCGTTGCACGCATTCGCGCTGGCAACCCGGAAGACGAGAACACCAACTTCGGCCCGCTGGTCAGCTTCCAGCACATGGAAAGCGTGCTCGGCTACATCGCCAAGGGCAAGGAAGAAGGCGCCCGCGTACTGTGCGGCGGTGAGCGCATGACCGAAGGTGCTTTCGCCAAGGGTGCCTTCGTCGCCCCGACCGTGTTCACCGATTGCACCGACGACATGACCATCGTCAAGGAAGAGATCTTCGGCCCGGTGATGAGCATCCTCACCTACGAAACCGAAGAAGAAGTCATCCGCCGTGCCAACGACACCGAGTACGGCCTGGCCGCCGGTGTGTGCACCAACGACATCAGCCGCGCCCACCGCATCATCCACAAGCTGGAAGCCGGTATCTGCTGGATCAACGCCTGGGGCGAATCGCCAGCCGAAATGCCGGTGGGTGGCTACAAGCAGTCGGGCGTCGGCCGTGAGAACGGCATCAGCTCGCTGGCCCAATACACTCGCATCAAGTCGGTCCAGGTCGAGCTGGGCGGCTACAACTCGGTTTTCTAAACCCTGTATAGCCACGCCCGTGCCGCTGCGCACGGGCGTTTCCGCTCCCTGATCACCGCCAACATGAGGGTACTTTCATGTCCAAAGAATACGATTACATCATCGTCGGTGCCGGCTCGGCCGGTAACACCCTGGCGACCCGCCTGACCGAAGACGCCGGCGTCACTGTGCTGCTACTGGAAGCCGGTGGCCCCGACTACCGTTTCGACTTCCGTACCCAGATGCCAGCCGCCCTGGCCTTCCCGCTGCAGGGCCGCCGCTACAACTGGGCCTATGAGACCGACCCGGAGCCGCACATGGACGGCCGCCGCATGGAGTGTGGCCGTGGCAAGGGCCTGGGTGGCTCGTCGCTGATCAACGGCATGTGCTACATCCGCGGCAACGCCATGGACTTCGACGGCTGGGCAGAACTGCCAGGCCTGGAAGACTGGACCTACCTGGACTGCCTGCCGTACTTCCGCAAGGCCGAAACCCGTGACATCGGCCCGAACGACTACCACGGCGGCGACGGCCCGGTCAGCGTGACCACGCCGAAAGCCGGTAACAACCCGCTGTTCCACGCCATGGTCGAAGCTGGCGTACAGGCCGGTTACCCACGCACCGAAGACCTCAACGGCTACCAGCAGGAAGGCTTCGGTCCGATGGACCGCACCGTGACCAAGAACGGTCGCCGCTCCAGCACTGCCCGT is a window from the Pseudomonas anuradhapurensis genome containing:
- the betB gene encoding betaine-aldehyde dehydrogenase — encoded protein: MARFGTQKLYIDGAYVDAGSDATFEAINPATGEVLAHVQRATQADVEKAVESAERGQKVWAAMTAMQRSRILRRAVDILRERNDELAMLETLDTGKSYSETRYVDIVTGADVLEYYAGLVPAIEGEQIPLRESSFVYTRREPLGVTVGIGAWNYPIQIALWKSAPALAAGNAMIFKPSEVTSLTTLKLAEIYTEAGLPNGVFNVLTGSGREVGTWLTEHPRIEKVSFTGGTTTGKKVMASASSSSLKEVTMELGGKSPLIICADADLDKAADIAMMANFYSSGQVCTNGTRVFIPAAMKAAFEAKIVERVARIRAGNPEDENTNFGPLVSFQHMESVLGYIAKGKEEGARVLCGGERMTEGAFAKGAFVAPTVFTDCTDDMTIVKEEIFGPVMSILTYETEEEVIRRANDTEYGLAAGVCTNDISRAHRIIHKLEAGICWINAWGESPAEMPVGGYKQSGVGRENGISSLAQYTRIKSVQVELGGYNSVF